CGGTAATGCAAAAAGGCACATCTGAGCCGAGGGCGCTGCCAATTTCTTGCAGTTCTGTATGGGTTAGGCCCAAGCCCCACATCAAGCTCAAGCCCACCAACACGGCTGCCGCATTGCCAGAACCTCCGGCTAGCCCTGCGCCCACTGGAATTTCTTTACGAATTTTGATCTCAACACCACCACAATCTGGGTAGCGCTGCTGCATCAAGGCCGCAGCCTTCCAAGCGAGATTGCTGGCATCCTGGGGAACTTGCGGATGGTTGCAATGCAACTGGATTGCGTGGCCTCTCAACGGACGCAGTTCAATCTCATCAGTTAAGTCAATGCTCTGGAGCACCATGACGACCTCGTGGTAGCCATCGGGTCGGTCACCCACAATCTCCAGATACAGGTTGATCTTGGCGGGAGCTTTCAGGCAGTAGGGGCGCATCGTCTTGGGCTGCGGCAACGAGCAGGTTACTGAGACTCACCCAGGCATCAACACCGAGGTCTTCAGCCCGTGCTTGAGGATTCACCTCTAATTGTTCCAGGAAGCTGGTCAATTGTTCGCGATTCACCAAACCGCCTAAGGTATTGCGTAGCATTTTGCGTCGGGTGGCAAAGCCTGCGGTGACTAGCTTCTCCAAATGCTGCGGATTGTTGGCGATTTTTCGAGGGGGATGAGGCTGGAGTGTGATCACAGCAGAATCTACTTTAGGGGGCGGCTTAAACGCCTGCGCTCCAACATCGCAAACCCAAGCGGCATCTACTAAGTACTGCACCTTTACACTCAACGCACCGTAGTGCTTGGAGCCTGGACGGGCACACAGGCGTAAAGCCACTTCTTTTTGCAACAGCAGCACGATGCGCTCGAACTGATTAATCGGTGTGGCGATCCTACCCAGGAGTTTTTCTAGGATAGGACCCGTGATGTTGTAGGGAATATTGGCAACCACTTTGTTGGCTGAGGGCAATGGCAACATGAGAATATCGCCTTCTACCAGCTGAAAATTCTCCAAGTTGCCAAAGCGCTTAAGCAGGGGCGCGATGAGGTCTCGGTCTAGTTCCACAGCGGTCAGAGCCCCACATTTGGGTAGCAGCATCTGCGTCAGACTGCCTGTGCCAGGGCCAATCTCCAATACATGATCAGTTGGTTTAAGGTCAGCGGCAGCAACAATACTGGCAAGGGCTTTTTCACTGCGTAACCAGTGCTGACCAAAGCGTTTACGGGGACGAATCGACATTAGGTGATGATACCTTCTGGCGTCGAGCTGGCACAGAATCTCCCATTGCTTCTCGCAGCGAGAGATTGACCTGATCCCCAAAGAGCAACGCCAGCGAACTGAGCCATAGCCATAGCAGCATCACGATCACAGCACCTATGGCTCCATAGACCCGGTTATAGTTGCCAAATTGAGAGACATACAGTCGAAATGCTCCTGAAATCGCCACCCAGAGCAAGCTGGCGCACACGGCTCCAGGCAGAAGTGGCGTTCCTTTGCGGCGCACGCTAGGGCCGTAGCGGTACAAGACCATGCAGGCTACGGTAACGATCCCCAAAGTAATTGGCCAGGTGAGCATATTCCAGCCCCAGAGCAGTAGCGAACCGACAGGGCCTAAGCCAACTGCGCCAGCCTGAGTTGCAACTAAGGTCAAAACCAGACCGCTAAAAAAAAGCACGCCTGAGGCCAAGCCAATCAGCAGAAGCATCCCTAGCATCAGCAGGAGCGAGAGTAACCTGGCTTTCCAGAAGGGGCGGAGCTTCGAGACCGGCACCTCATGGCTGAGATCCAACGCCACCATCGCCGTTCCCACTGCACCTGAAGCTGCCCAGAGGGCTACAAAAAAGCTCAAGGAGAGCAAGCCGCTATTGTGACCGTAGCTAATGGCACGCACATAATCCTGCACCAGAACCAGCACTTCTTGGGGCGCGATCTGCTGTAGCCGTCCCATAATTGCGTCAAAGGTGGCTTGAGAGGAGCCAAACAAGCCCACTGCGGTTAGTGCAGCCAGAATAGCGGGGAACAAAGCCAACATCG
This genomic window from Leptolyngbya sp. FACHB-261 contains:
- a CDS encoding YihY/virulence factor BrkB family protein, which encodes MKPQKPDYIHHLSPKIFRSALVNAAKQRLPGLASEMAYSTMLALFPAILAALTAVGLFGSSQATFDAIMGRLQQIAPQEVLVLVQDYVRAISYGHNSGLLSLSFFVALWAASGAVGTAMVALDLSHEVPVSKLRPFWKARLLSLLLMLGMLLLIGLASGVLFFSGLVLTLVATQAGAVGLGPVGSLLLWGWNMLTWPITLGIVTVACMVLYRYGPSVRRKGTPLLPGAVCASLLWVAISGAFRLYVSQFGNYNRVYGAIGAVIVMLLWLWLSSLALLFGDQVNLSLREAMGDSVPARRQKVSSPNVDSSP
- the rsmA gene encoding 16S rRNA (adenine(1518)-N(6)/adenine(1519)-N(6))-dimethyltransferase RsmA; this encodes MSIRPRKRFGQHWLRSEKALASIVAAADLKPTDHVLEIGPGTGSLTQMLLPKCGALTAVELDRDLIAPLLKRFGNLENFQLVEGDILMLPLPSANKVVANIPYNITGPILEKLLGRIATPINQFERIVLLLQKEVALRLCARPGSKHYGALSVKVQYLVDAAWVCDVGAQAFKPPPKVDSAVITLQPHPPRKIANNPQHLEKLVTAGFATRRKMLRNTLGGLVNREQLTSFLEQLEVNPQARAEDLGVDAWVSLSNLLVAAAQDDAPLLPESSRQDQPVSGDCG